One segment of Nocardioides sp. QY071 DNA contains the following:
- a CDS encoding ISL3 family transposase, with product MALVSLFRGLLGLEHTAIENARLDGGVLVIDVRPMARQRGRCGHCRRPCPGYDAGAGRRRWRTLDHGATMTFLEADAPRVQCREHGVNVAHVPWAVHGAGHTHTFDAQAAWLAVRTSKSAVSELMRIAWRSVGSILDRVWQQIDTTTGGPTGARLDGLRRIGIDEVSYRRGQLYLTVVVDHDTGHLVWAEPGRDRATLRRFFDDLGPERSVQITHVSADSASWIGEVVTERCPQAVQCADPFHVVKWANDALGTVRAAAWREARAAGATRKNGREQGRQRRDSTGAARQLREARYALWRNPEDLTDRQQQRLAWIAATHPRLWEAYRLKEGLRALFRMHGPDAIDAFREWLAWARASGIEEFAHLATRIEAIAARVEATLTHRLTNALVESVNTKIRLLTRIAFGFHTPRPLIALAMLSLGTHRPQLPGRTTHT from the coding sequence GTGGCACTCGTCAGCCTATTCCGTGGCCTGTTGGGGCTGGAACACACCGCGATCGAGAACGCTCGCCTTGACGGTGGCGTGCTGGTCATCGACGTACGGCCGATGGCCCGCCAACGCGGCCGATGTGGCCACTGTCGGCGGCCCTGCCCCGGCTACGACGCCGGGGCAGGACGACGCCGCTGGCGCACCCTGGACCACGGCGCCACGATGACCTTCCTAGAAGCTGACGCACCCCGGGTCCAGTGCCGCGAGCACGGCGTGAATGTGGCTCATGTGCCCTGGGCGGTCCATGGCGCGGGACACACCCACACCTTCGACGCCCAGGCAGCGTGGCTGGCGGTGCGGACCTCGAAGTCCGCGGTCAGCGAACTGATGCGCATCGCGTGGCGCAGCGTGGGATCGATCCTGGACCGAGTTTGGCAACAGATCGACACCACCACCGGCGGGCCGACAGGCGCCCGGCTCGATGGGTTGCGGCGGATCGGGATCGACGAGGTCTCCTACCGCCGCGGACAGCTCTATCTGACCGTCGTCGTCGACCACGACACCGGACACCTGGTGTGGGCCGAACCCGGCCGTGACCGTGCCACGCTGCGCCGCTTCTTCGACGACCTCGGTCCCGAACGCAGCGTCCAGATCACTCATGTCTCGGCCGACTCGGCCTCGTGGATCGGCGAGGTCGTCACCGAACGCTGCCCCCAAGCCGTGCAGTGTGCCGACCCGTTCCATGTCGTGAAATGGGCCAACGACGCCCTGGGCACCGTTCGTGCCGCCGCGTGGCGCGAAGCCCGCGCCGCCGGCGCGACCCGCAAGAACGGTCGCGAACAGGGCCGACAGCGCCGCGACTCCACCGGCGCGGCCCGCCAGCTGCGTGAGGCCCGCTACGCCCTGTGGAGAAACCCAGAGGACCTCACCGACCGCCAACAGCAACGGCTGGCCTGGATCGCGGCCACCCACCCCCGACTGTGGGAGGCCTACCGGCTCAAGGAGGGCCTACGCGCCCTGTTCCGCATGCACGGCCCCGACGCCATCGACGCCTTCCGAGAGTGGCTGGCCTGGGCACGCGCCAGCGGGATCGAGGAGTTCGCCCACCTCGCCACACGGATCGAAGCCATTGCTGCCCGCGTCGAAGCGACTCTCACTCACCGTCTGACCAACGCTCTGGTCGAGTCGGTGAACACCAAGATCCGACTCCTGACCCGCATCGCGTTCGGGTTCCACACGCCCCGACCACTCATCGCGCTCGCGATGCTCAGCCTAGGCACACACCGCCCACAACTCCCCGGCCGCACCACCCACACATGA
- the eccCa gene encoding type VII secretion protein EccCa, with amino-acid sequence MAPPVAAPGSLTQRGSRGERPELPGGQLQLQPPPQLQASEGAAGVAMNAIPMLGSLGSIVLVAGLGGQGGGNSSLRFIAAGMFLFATLGFIVVQIDRQRKQRQQQVTGSRTEYLRYLATVRKVARDAADQQRRALTWLHPAPWALPSLAEDRTRVWERSSSDPAFLQVRYGVCAQPLALELLPPEAAPIDEVDPASASALHRLLVVHRLQPDLPASIDLRAFDRIEVCGDEEEARALARALLCSSASFQSPENLQVAVLATDATLAHWDWVKWLPHAHSQHQNDAVGPARMVTTSLSDLATMLPPDLTERPRFGADERPAIPHIILVTDGAELPPGNHLIPSDGLHGVTVVDLPARWGELDSPTALRLEIEPHAGDAVPGSAPESVPIVAVRLRTEPVRAKGDQCGAATAEAVARRLTPLFTPSAGSAVGEESADLSAPTDFMDLLGLGDVHGFDPGTAWRPRPARDRLRVPIGVGDSAGPVHLDIKESAQQGMGPHGLVIGATGSGKSEFLRTLVLGLAMTHSPEQLNMVLVDFKGGATFAGMAEMPHVSAVITNLAQELTLVDRMQDALSGEMVRRQELLREAGNFASIRDYEKARTSGDPATEHLAPLPSLFLVVDEFSEMLSAKPEFIDLFVAIGRLGRSLGLHLLLASQRLEEGRLRGLESHLSYRIGLRTFSAQESRAVLGVPDAYELPAVPGLGYLKPDPTTMTRFKAAYVSGPPEAGRRRVVRDSGGKVRGILPFTISEVQTFDEPERDEAATPAVVPEGSASLLDVAVARMDGRGPAAHQVWLPPLDRPDTLDQLMPDLAPHPELGMVSMHWRGVGNLTVPLGTVDRPREQRRDTLTISLSGSAGHVAVVGGPRSGKSTVLRTIVTSMSLTTTPLESQFYVLDFGGGTFAPMTALPHVAGVGTRSEPEVVRRIVAEVKGIVDRRERYFRSQGIDSIETYRSRRAQGRADDGYGDVFLVIDGWGTLRADFDDLELEIQQLAGRGLTFGLHIVTGATRWPDFRAAMRDLIGTRLELRLGDPIDSEIDRKVAALVPGNRPGRGLVPGKLHFLGALPRIDGVDTVESLGDGVDAMINAVTSAWRGPAGPKLRLLPDRITLDEVRAQAGTPPQRQLLLAINEKELAPVPLDVDTEPHLLLFGDGKSGKTNLLRSYCQEIMRTRTPAEAQILLVDYRRSLLGEVPEEYLLNYLTSATQAQPALNDLATYLQNRIPGPDVTPEQLRNRSWWSGAEVFVVVDDYDLVATQQSSPVALLQPLMAQARDVGLHIAVARRSGGASRALYEPVIQSMRDLAMPGILLAGSRDEGALIGNLRPGPAQPGRGKMLTRDRGAEVVQLAWTDPTL; translated from the coding sequence ATGGCTCCGCCGGTCGCCGCGCCCGGCAGCCTGACCCAGCGCGGCAGCCGCGGCGAGCGGCCCGAGCTCCCCGGCGGGCAGCTGCAGCTCCAGCCGCCGCCGCAGCTCCAAGCCAGCGAGGGTGCGGCGGGCGTGGCGATGAACGCCATCCCGATGCTCGGCAGCCTCGGATCGATCGTCCTCGTCGCGGGCCTCGGCGGCCAGGGCGGCGGCAACTCGTCGCTGCGCTTCATCGCGGCCGGCATGTTCCTGTTCGCGACCCTCGGCTTCATCGTGGTCCAGATCGACCGGCAGCGGAAGCAGCGCCAGCAGCAGGTCACCGGCTCGCGCACCGAGTACCTCCGCTACCTCGCCACCGTCCGCAAGGTCGCCCGCGACGCCGCGGACCAGCAGCGCCGGGCGCTGACCTGGCTGCACCCCGCGCCGTGGGCGCTGCCCTCGCTGGCCGAGGACCGCACCCGGGTGTGGGAGCGGTCGTCGTCCGATCCCGCCTTCCTGCAGGTCCGCTACGGCGTGTGCGCCCAGCCGCTGGCCCTGGAGCTGCTGCCCCCGGAGGCCGCGCCGATCGACGAGGTCGACCCCGCGTCGGCGTCCGCTCTGCACCGGCTGCTCGTCGTCCACCGCCTCCAGCCCGACCTGCCCGCGTCGATCGACCTGCGGGCCTTCGACCGGATCGAGGTCTGCGGCGACGAGGAGGAGGCCCGCGCCCTGGCCCGCGCCCTGCTCTGCTCGTCGGCGAGCTTCCAGTCCCCGGAGAACCTGCAGGTCGCGGTCCTCGCCACGGACGCCACCCTGGCCCACTGGGACTGGGTGAAGTGGCTGCCGCACGCCCACAGCCAGCACCAGAACGACGCTGTCGGGCCGGCCCGGATGGTGACGACGTCGCTCAGCGACCTCGCCACGATGCTGCCGCCCGACCTGACCGAGCGGCCGCGGTTCGGTGCCGACGAGCGGCCCGCGATCCCCCACATCATCCTGGTGACCGACGGTGCCGAGCTGCCGCCGGGCAACCACCTGATCCCCTCCGACGGCCTGCACGGCGTCACGGTGGTCGACCTGCCCGCCCGCTGGGGCGAGCTCGACAGCCCGACGGCGCTGCGCCTCGAGATCGAGCCGCACGCCGGGGATGCGGTGCCGGGGTCAGCGCCAGAGTCGGTGCCGATCGTCGCCGTACGCCTGCGGACCGAGCCGGTGCGCGCCAAGGGCGACCAGTGCGGCGCAGCCACCGCGGAGGCCGTCGCCCGGCGGCTGACGCCGCTGTTCACCCCGAGCGCCGGCTCCGCCGTCGGCGAGGAGTCGGCCGACCTGTCGGCGCCGACCGACTTCATGGACCTGCTCGGCCTCGGCGACGTGCACGGTTTCGACCCGGGCACGGCCTGGCGGCCGCGGCCGGCCCGCGACCGGCTGCGGGTTCCGATCGGTGTCGGAGACAGCGCCGGCCCCGTGCACCTCGACATCAAGGAGTCCGCCCAGCAGGGCATGGGCCCCCACGGCCTGGTGATCGGCGCGACCGGCTCCGGAAAGTCGGAGTTCCTGCGCACCCTGGTGCTCGGCCTGGCGATGACGCACTCGCCCGAGCAGCTCAACATGGTGCTCGTCGACTTCAAGGGTGGTGCGACCTTCGCAGGCATGGCCGAGATGCCGCACGTCTCGGCCGTCATCACCAACCTCGCCCAGGAGCTCACCCTCGTCGACCGCATGCAGGACGCGCTGTCCGGCGAGATGGTGCGTCGCCAGGAGCTGCTGCGCGAGGCCGGCAACTTCGCATCCATCCGCGACTACGAGAAGGCCCGTACGTCGGGCGATCCGGCCACCGAGCACCTCGCGCCGCTGCCGTCACTGTTCCTCGTCGTCGACGAGTTCTCCGAGATGCTGTCCGCCAAGCCGGAGTTCATCGACCTGTTCGTCGCGATCGGCCGGCTCGGTCGCTCGCTGGGCCTCCACCTGCTGCTCGCCTCGCAGCGCCTGGAGGAGGGTCGCCTGCGTGGCCTCGAGTCGCACCTGTCGTACCGGATCGGCCTGCGCACCTTCAGCGCCCAGGAGTCCCGCGCGGTGCTCGGCGTGCCCGACGCCTACGAGCTCCCGGCCGTGCCGGGCCTGGGCTACCTCAAGCCGGACCCGACCACGATGACGCGGTTCAAGGCTGCCTACGTGTCGGGTCCTCCGGAGGCCGGCCGGCGCCGCGTCGTGCGCGACAGCGGCGGCAAGGTGCGCGGCATCCTGCCGTTCACGATCTCCGAGGTGCAGACCTTCGACGAGCCGGAGCGCGACGAGGCCGCCACGCCCGCCGTCGTGCCCGAAGGCAGCGCGTCCCTGCTCGACGTGGCCGTCGCACGGATGGACGGGCGCGGCCCGGCGGCCCACCAGGTGTGGCTGCCGCCGCTGGACCGGCCCGACACGCTCGACCAGCTGATGCCCGACCTCGCTCCGCACCCCGAGCTCGGCATGGTGTCGATGCACTGGCGCGGCGTCGGCAACCTGACCGTCCCGCTCGGCACGGTCGACCGGCCGCGCGAGCAGCGCCGCGACACGCTCACGATCAGCCTCAGCGGCTCCGCGGGCCACGTGGCCGTCGTGGGCGGCCCACGCAGCGGCAAGAGCACGGTGCTGCGCACGATCGTGACCAGCATGTCCCTGACCACGACGCCGCTGGAGTCGCAGTTCTATGTGCTCGACTTCGGTGGCGGCACGTTCGCGCCGATGACCGCGCTACCCCACGTCGCCGGCGTCGGCACCCGCTCCGAGCCGGAGGTGGTGCGCCGCATCGTCGCCGAGGTCAAGGGCATCGTCGACCGCCGCGAGCGCTACTTCCGCAGCCAGGGCATCGACTCCATCGAGACCTACCGCAGCCGGCGCGCCCAGGGCCGTGCCGACGACGGGTACGGCGACGTCTTCCTGGTCATCGACGGCTGGGGCACGCTGCGTGCGGACTTCGACGACCTCGAGCTGGAGATCCAGCAGCTCGCCGGTCGCGGTCTCACCTTCGGCCTCCACATCGTCACCGGCGCGACCCGCTGGCCCGACTTCCGGGCCGCGATGCGCGACCTGATCGGCACCCGGCTCGAGCTGCGCCTCGGCGACCCGATCGACTCCGAGATCGACCGCAAGGTCGCCGCCCTCGTGCCCGGCAACCGGCCGGGGCGCGGCCTCGTGCCGGGCAAGCTGCACTTCCTCGGCGCCCTGCCGCGCATCGACGGTGTCGACACCGTCGAGAGCCTCGGCGACGGCGTCGACGCGATGATCAACGCCGTCACGTCCGCGTGGCGCGGGCCGGCCGGCCCGAAGCTGCGCCTGCTGCCCGACCGGATCACCCTCGACGAGGTGCGCGCCCAGGCCGGCACCCCGCCGCAGCGGCAGCTGCTGCTCGCCATCAACGAGAAGGAGCTGGCCCCGGTCCCGCTCGACGTCGACACCGAGCCGCACCTGCTGCTCTTCGGCGACGGCAAGTCCGGCAAGACCAACCTGCTGCGCAGCTACTGCCAGGAGATCATGCGGACCCGGACCCCCGCCGAGGCCCAGATCCTGCTGGTCGACTACCGCCGTTCACTGCTGGGCGAGGTGCCCGAGGAGTACCTGCTCAACTACCTCACCTCCGCCACCCAGGCACAGCCGGCGCTGAACGACCTGGCGACGTACCTCCAGAACCGGATCCCCGGACCGGACGTCACGCCCGAGCAGCTGCGCAACCGGTCCTGGTGGAGCGGCGCCGAGGTGTTCGTCGTGGTCGACGACTACGACCTCGTCGCCACCCAGCAGAGCTCGCCTGTCGCGCTGCTGCAGCCGCTGATGGCCCAGGCCCGCGACGTCGGCCTGCACATCGCGGTCGCGCGTCGCTCGGGTGGTGCGTCGCGTGCGCTCTACGAGCCGGTCATCCAGTCCATGCGGGACCTCGCGATGCCGGGCATCCTGCTGGCCGGCAGCCGCGACGAGGGCGCCCTGATCGGCAACCTGCGACCGGGACCGGCCCAGCCGGGTCGCGGCAAGATGCTCACCCGCGACCGCGGTGCGGAGGTCGTCCAGCTGGCCTGGACCGACCCGACGCTGTGA
- a CDS encoding WXG100 family type VII secretion target — translation MTDPNFGGLDGLRVNHPELEAAAQAMYQTAKDMNARLDQLESDARQYVLTWAETSAQRQSWDQAKLAWDWAMKELLDLLDGVSQTTYQSNADYIQADKRGAGRF, via the coding sequence ATGACCGATCCCAACTTCGGCGGCCTCGACGGCCTGCGCGTCAACCACCCCGAGCTCGAGGCGGCCGCCCAGGCGATGTACCAGACCGCCAAGGACATGAACGCCCGCCTCGACCAGCTCGAGAGCGACGCCCGCCAGTACGTCCTGACCTGGGCCGAGACCAGCGCCCAGCGGCAGTCCTGGGACCAGGCCAAGCTGGCCTGGGACTGGGCGATGAAGGAGCTGCTCGACCTGCTCGACGGCGTCTCGCAGACGACCTACCAGTCCAACGCCGACTACATCCAGGCGGACAAGCGCGGAGCCGGGCGTTTCTGA
- the eccD gene encoding type VII secretion integral membrane protein EccD, translated as MTQAPRTSAAVASGLVRVTVTSGTRRVDLVLPGAIPVAELLPELARSVGLLDPATVHGGYRVGTSEGRRLALDTGLTLQGIEDGGLLTVTAGVDDPAPRVYDDVVEAMTDVVEHDLEPWHPAAGRRTALVAAGLFLALGAGALLVQRGSDIAAAATALVAAALCAGAIVLSRAQGEHEAGVGVAWLGAGYAAVAGVMLVPDGEVWFADPLAAAGAGALLAGVVCLIGLGAGRTLAIPPLVVGALAVGVGVYVRSSPDGFAPAPLLTTVLAFVVLAGSVFPWLALGATTTRVDQLYSAADITADPDDIERDRVAADARVAHEILLAISGTVGLLLVLVAPLAVSLGVTGTLLAVDACLIVVLRTRQYRTGSEVLLGLASGVAGIAATAIAVLALHPDWRPTLAVVLAVVGAVLLVATLSPSAPSVRRGRFGDVLESVALLTLLPLLVVATGLFDQVRDWIG; from the coding sequence ATGACACAGGCGCCGCGCACGAGCGCAGCCGTCGCGTCCGGTCTGGTCCGGGTGACCGTCACGTCGGGCACCCGGCGCGTCGACCTGGTGCTCCCGGGGGCCATCCCGGTGGCCGAGCTGCTGCCCGAGCTGGCCCGCAGCGTCGGGCTCCTCGACCCGGCGACCGTCCACGGCGGCTACCGGGTCGGCACCTCCGAGGGCCGACGCCTCGCGCTCGACACCGGCCTCACCCTGCAGGGGATCGAGGACGGCGGCCTGCTCACCGTCACCGCGGGTGTCGACGACCCGGCCCCGCGCGTCTACGACGACGTCGTCGAGGCGATGACCGACGTCGTCGAGCACGACCTCGAGCCGTGGCACCCGGCCGCGGGGCGTCGTACGGCCCTCGTCGCGGCGGGTCTGTTCCTCGCCCTCGGTGCCGGCGCGCTGCTGGTGCAGCGCGGCTCCGACATCGCGGCCGCCGCGACCGCCCTGGTCGCCGCCGCGCTCTGCGCCGGCGCGATCGTGCTGTCGCGGGCCCAGGGCGAGCACGAGGCCGGGGTCGGCGTGGCCTGGCTGGGCGCGGGCTACGCCGCGGTCGCCGGCGTGATGCTCGTGCCCGACGGCGAGGTCTGGTTCGCCGACCCGCTCGCCGCGGCCGGTGCCGGCGCGCTGCTCGCCGGTGTGGTGTGCCTGATCGGGCTCGGGGCCGGCCGGACCCTGGCCATCCCGCCGCTCGTCGTCGGCGCGCTCGCGGTCGGCGTCGGCGTCTACGTCCGCTCCTCGCCCGACGGCTTCGCGCCGGCTCCGCTGCTGACCACGGTGCTCGCGTTCGTCGTCCTGGCCGGCAGCGTCTTCCCGTGGCTCGCCCTCGGTGCGACGACCACCCGTGTCGACCAGCTCTACTCGGCCGCCGACATCACGGCCGACCCCGACGACATCGAGCGCGACCGGGTCGCCGCCGACGCCCGGGTCGCCCACGAGATCCTGCTGGCGATCAGCGGCACCGTCGGCCTGCTCCTCGTCCTGGTCGCGCCGCTCGCCGTCAGCCTCGGCGTCACCGGAACCCTGCTCGCGGTCGACGCGTGCCTGATCGTGGTGCTGCGCACCCGCCAGTACCGCACCGGCAGCGAGGTCCTGCTCGGCCTCGCGTCCGGTGTCGCCGGCATCGCCGCGACCGCGATCGCCGTCCTCGCCCTCCACCCCGACTGGCGCCCGACCCTGGCCGTCGTGCTCGCGGTCGTCGGTGCTGTGCTCCTCGTCGCCACGCTCAGCCCGTCCGCCCCGTCGGTGCGCCGCGGCCGGTTCGGCGACGTGCTCGAGTCCGTCGCGCTGCTCACCCTGCTTCCGCTCCTCGTCGTCGCGACCGGCCTGTTCGACCAGGTCCGCGACTGGATCGGCTGA
- the eccB gene encoding type VII secretion protein EccB: MATKKDLVEAYSFSRRRLVTAFVSGAPGGREVEPARPGRMIVGGIALAVLLVAGAAIAGALSDRAEVDWKKPGLVADDRGALYVILDEDAVPGQPRVRPVINVTSAQLILGASVEARKVPDDEIAGVRKGQPIGILDAPATVPAVKNLDESGWTSCTGTGLGMQTAVSALPGVRQVPTDGFVVKSAEDGKVFLIAEADVPGVPRRAYRYLLPDNQPLFVELGISPNDEITVPDAWLELFPPGDPLDATGLGIDGVGQPAVAPGYDGARVGDWVQANNKTYAFTAEGFLELTPFAAAVLRTTSFGKKQPTEIPYVAGAAFDFAPASTDAREFWPEKVLSRSLPATEQACAQLVTAKGEPAAARLATAPQGDASAEGVSPGDREVTVASGQGAVIRSADWISSDEGTIHLIDDRGYSYPVASTFDLEQLGYAKVPVIVVPDVWNKLFEDGPELSQDAALCPPSKDQSCG; encoded by the coding sequence ATGGCCACCAAGAAGGACCTCGTCGAGGCCTACTCGTTCAGCCGCCGTCGCCTGGTGACGGCGTTCGTCTCCGGCGCGCCGGGCGGCCGCGAGGTCGAGCCCGCCCGCCCGGGCCGGATGATCGTGGGCGGCATCGCGCTCGCCGTACTCCTCGTCGCGGGCGCCGCCATCGCCGGTGCGCTGTCCGACCGGGCCGAGGTCGACTGGAAGAAGCCGGGCCTGGTCGCCGACGACCGCGGCGCGCTCTACGTCATCCTCGACGAGGACGCGGTGCCGGGTCAGCCGCGGGTGCGTCCGGTCATCAACGTGACCTCGGCCCAGCTGATCCTCGGCGCGAGCGTCGAGGCCCGCAAGGTGCCCGACGACGAGATCGCCGGGGTGCGCAAGGGGCAGCCGATCGGCATCCTCGACGCGCCCGCGACGGTGCCGGCGGTCAAGAATCTCGACGAGAGCGGCTGGACCTCGTGCACCGGGACGGGCCTCGGCATGCAGACCGCGGTCTCGGCGTTGCCCGGGGTGCGGCAGGTGCCGACCGACGGCTTCGTCGTGAAGTCCGCCGAGGACGGCAAGGTCTTCCTCATCGCCGAGGCCGACGTCCCGGGCGTCCCCCGGCGCGCCTACCGCTACCTGCTCCCCGACAACCAACCCCTCTTCGTCGAGCTCGGCATCTCGCCCAACGACGAGATCACCGTTCCCGACGCGTGGTTGGAGCTGTTCCCGCCGGGCGACCCGCTCGACGCCACCGGCCTCGGCATCGACGGTGTCGGACAGCCCGCCGTGGCGCCGGGCTACGACGGCGCGCGGGTCGGCGACTGGGTGCAGGCCAACAACAAGACCTACGCCTTCACCGCCGAGGGCTTCCTCGAGCTGACGCCGTTCGCGGCCGCGGTGCTGCGCACGACCTCCTTCGGCAAGAAGCAGCCGACCGAGATCCCCTACGTGGCGGGTGCGGCGTTCGACTTCGCCCCGGCGAGCACGGACGCCCGTGAGTTCTGGCCCGAGAAGGTCCTCAGCAGGTCGCTGCCCGCCACAGAGCAGGCGTGCGCCCAGCTGGTGACCGCGAAGGGCGAGCCCGCAGCTGCCCGCCTGGCGACCGCCCCCCAGGGCGACGCCAGCGCCGAGGGTGTCTCGCCCGGTGACCGCGAGGTCACGGTCGCGTCCGGCCAGGGAGCCGTGATCCGCTCGGCCGACTGGATCAGCAGCGACGAAGGCACGATCCACCTCATCGACGACCGCGGCTACAGCTACCCGGTCGCGAGCACCTTCGACCTCGAGCAGCTGGGCTACGCCAAGGTGCCGGTCATCGTGGTGCCCGACGTGTGGAACAAGCTGTTCGAGGACGGCCCCGAGCTCTCCCAGGACGCGGCGCTGTGCCCGCCGTCCAAGGACCAGTCGTGCGGCTAG
- a CDS encoding S8 family serine peptidase, with the protein MRAAAAALAGTLVGLSVTPAMAAVTATSAEAPVGASCLDVDMATTDQRTVKGDNTANLSLHVAEAQALARKAGRRPGQDVKVVVVDSGAGGFNNPGPTDLPSGHGIAVAGIIAGADQSEPKIDVGIAPGAGIVDKRFYDSPERSQEGEKVPMAADLAAALADVANRRAPGGDLGGRVVVVVPTQVPHSPELEAQVDRLVDTGVLLVAASGDRPTGDSGFPDGYQDEPKKGEDVADLVWPAADPGVVAVGVSTPGSSGTVLRSSAIDLSAPGADAVSRARNGGWCVVAPASTAWAAAQVAGVAALVWSMHPDEDAAHLRTRLEQTASGNGGPSSPITGYGVVQPVEAIQRDVAEMGAEKKVQNQPARPPRAEADVLAGARHDAVWWGLGGGAALVVLLIVRPLLSRRR; encoded by the coding sequence GTGCGCGCCGCCGCAGCGGCGCTGGCCGGCACCCTCGTCGGGCTGTCGGTCACACCCGCGATGGCGGCGGTGACCGCGACCTCGGCCGAGGCACCGGTCGGCGCGTCGTGCCTCGACGTCGACATGGCGACCACCGACCAGCGCACCGTCAAGGGCGACAACACGGCCAACCTCTCGCTCCACGTCGCCGAGGCTCAGGCCCTGGCGAGGAAGGCCGGTCGGCGGCCGGGCCAGGACGTGAAGGTCGTCGTCGTCGACAGCGGTGCAGGTGGCTTCAACAACCCCGGGCCGACCGACCTCCCGAGCGGCCACGGCATCGCCGTCGCGGGCATCATCGCCGGAGCCGACCAGAGCGAGCCCAAGATCGACGTCGGCATCGCGCCGGGGGCCGGGATCGTCGACAAGAGGTTCTACGACAGCCCGGAGCGCTCCCAGGAGGGAGAGAAGGTCCCGATGGCGGCGGACCTCGCCGCGGCGCTGGCCGACGTGGCGAACCGCCGGGCCCCGGGCGGCGACCTCGGCGGCCGGGTGGTCGTCGTCGTACCCACCCAGGTGCCGCACTCCCCGGAGCTCGAGGCCCAGGTCGACCGCCTCGTCGACACCGGTGTCCTCCTCGTCGCCGCGTCGGGTGATCGCCCCACCGGCGACAGCGGCTTCCCCGACGGCTACCAGGACGAGCCGAAGAAGGGCGAGGACGTCGCCGACCTGGTCTGGCCGGCCGCGGACCCGGGCGTCGTCGCGGTCGGCGTCTCGACGCCCGGCAGCTCCGGCACCGTGCTCCGCAGCTCCGCCATCGACCTGTCCGCGCCCGGCGCCGACGCGGTGTCGCGGGCCCGCAACGGCGGCTGGTGCGTCGTCGCACCCGCGTCGACCGCGTGGGCGGCCGCCCAGGTGGCCGGGGTCGCGGCGCTGGTGTGGTCGATGCATCCCGACGAGGACGCCGCGCACCTGCGGACCCGGCTCGAGCAGACCGCCAGCGGCAACGGCGGACCGTCCAGCCCGATCACCGGGTACGGCGTGGTCCAGCCGGTCGAGGCGATCCAGCGCGACGTCGCCGAGATGGGTGCCGAGAAGAAGGTCCAGAACCAGCCGGCGCGGCCGCCACGCGCTGAGGCCGACGTGCTGGCGGGCGCCCGCCACGACGCCGTCTGGTGGGGACTCGGCGGGGGTGCGGCGCTCGTCGTGCTCCTCATCGTGCGCCCGCTCCTGTCCCGGCGGCGTTGA
- a CDS encoding glycerophosphodiester phosphodiesterase family protein has translation MRAALALVALLAGLLGVPPAPAEAAQQGVVLRAPDHARSGTTVRVVVRVPASGPRRRTVRLRVATSSGVRVLRGRSGRARVARFDVRLRQPGVVRLRARVAKHGRRPALRSRARTLRVWPAVTPQVLAHRGRSAVAPENTVPAFTAATGHASGVETDVRATSDGHLVLVHDPTLRRTTDVANVFPDRADQPVESFSFAEIRQLDAGGWFGAGWAGTRVPELDDLLRQVAASGLGAQLELKQSSPDFVHRVADALQPYLPLVDSGRIRFSSADLTGLERLSQALPTARVALIRSVAPADLGPLAGRIDAIHVDAPTIDHALVARARAAGISVVARRTDDPATLAALAAAGCWAVMTDDLDLAGEVLGPPPAAG, from the coding sequence ATGCGGGCCGCCCTCGCGCTGGTCGCCCTGCTCGCCGGACTGCTCGGCGTGCCGCCGGCGCCGGCCGAGGCGGCGCAGCAGGGGGTGGTGCTCCGGGCACCCGACCACGCCCGCAGCGGTACGACGGTCCGCGTCGTCGTCCGTGTCCCGGCGTCGGGTCCGCGCCGGCGCACGGTCCGGCTGCGGGTGGCGACGTCGAGCGGCGTGCGGGTGCTGCGGGGACGGTCGGGGCGGGCCCGGGTCGCGCGCTTCGACGTACGTCTCAGGCAGCCGGGCGTGGTGCGGTTGCGGGCGCGGGTCGCCAAGCACGGCCGTCGTCCCGCGCTCCGCTCGCGGGCGCGCACGCTGCGGGTGTGGCCGGCGGTGACGCCCCAGGTGCTCGCGCACCGCGGTCGCAGTGCCGTGGCGCCCGAGAACACGGTGCCCGCGTTCACCGCGGCCACCGGCCACGCGTCCGGCGTCGAGACCGACGTGAGGGCGACGTCCGACGGCCACCTGGTGCTCGTGCACGACCCGACGCTGCGGCGTACGACCGACGTCGCGAACGTCTTCCCGGACCGGGCCGACCAGCCGGTCGAGTCCTTCTCCTTCGCCGAGATCCGGCAGCTCGACGCCGGCGGCTGGTTCGGTGCCGGCTGGGCCGGCACCCGGGTCCCGGAGCTCGACGACCTGCTGCGCCAGGTCGCCGCCAGCGGGCTGGGCGCCCAGCTCGAGCTCAAGCAGTCGAGCCCCGACTTCGTGCACCGCGTCGCGGACGCCCTGCAGCCGTACCTGCCCTTGGTCGACTCCGGCCGGATCCGGTTCAGCAGCGCCGACCTGACCGGGCTCGAACGTCTCTCCCAGGCCCTCCCGACGGCTCGGGTCGCGCTCATCCGGTCCGTCGCGCCCGCCGACCTCGGACCGCTGGCCGGCAGGATCGACGCGATCCACGTCGACGCCCCGACGATCGACCATGCCCTGGTCGCCCGCGCCCGGGCGGCCGGGATCAGCGTCGTCGCTCGCAGGACCGACGACCCCGCGACCCTGGCCGCGCTCGCCGCCGCCGGCTGCTGGGCCGTGATGACCGACGACCTCGACCTCGCCGGTGAGGTGCTCGGCCCACCGCCGGCGGCCGGCTGA